In the genome of Desulforegula conservatrix Mb1Pa, one region contains:
- a CDS encoding HEAT repeat domain-containing protein, with amino-acid sequence MTIKESDFISELQFCISENDLIKAKALLQFFSEISPKGQIRSLFEISKVQDKVALYLLAFVNEQPISDENIQAKLYELLIDKACNAHDTIIELIQIQQLKKRNILIRISGELQIKKALPILIDLLLKETDVEVLKEIIKALSSYGASSGIRAIADFIYYGNEELKQEAIFALAEIGGPAAIHQLAEAIRGDSPTDKLIIEALAEIQDKLAISKLCSLMSSHFTSIRNWAIDHLVDIGAKAVPEVIESLNINDEDTVIHTLHVLGSIGDKSAIPAVVKLLATRPENANIRFTAYEALEKMPSTKSAISLAVGLEDTEEHVRLAAARAINKNMSPVLAAGLKNMISPSNPLAETIAATLLDAEADNIFDSIIEHEYFSKFAVNYVTQKTHPEAKKKYAEKFKAKGLDSFANMIEQTISEVQAEGAIKVYAVDDSKMMLRLYMKKIHKLGYEVKIFEFPADAIKEIKKSKPDLVITDLNMPGINGLEMTRIIREKYTKDQLPVLMITTQSDFVGTKSSRNDAKVDNETIMQTGVNMIMHKPFDDDQFDTNVKKLIKQ; translated from the coding sequence ATGACCATCAAAGAATCTGATTTCATATCGGAATTACAGTTTTGCATATCAGAAAACGATCTTATCAAGGCAAAGGCTCTTTTGCAGTTTTTTTCTGAAATTTCGCCCAAAGGACAAATCAGATCCCTATTCGAGATAAGCAAGGTACAGGATAAGGTTGCTCTTTACCTTCTGGCCTTTGTTAACGAGCAGCCAATATCTGATGAAAATATACAGGCCAAGTTGTATGAACTTTTGATAGACAAAGCATGTAACGCCCATGACACGATAATTGAACTGATTCAGATCCAGCAGCTAAAAAAACGAAATATTCTTATCAGGATATCCGGGGAGCTCCAGATCAAAAAGGCTCTTCCTATACTGATCGACCTTCTGCTCAAGGAAACAGACGTTGAAGTGCTGAAGGAAATAATCAAGGCACTCAGCTCTTACGGCGCAAGTTCAGGTATAAGGGCAATAGCTGACTTTATTTATTATGGTAATGAGGAACTGAAGCAGGAAGCGATATTCGCACTTGCTGAAATTGGTGGCCCTGCGGCAATTCATCAGCTTGCAGAAGCAATTCGTGGAGACAGCCCGACTGACAAACTCATTATCGAAGCTCTCGCTGAAATCCAGGACAAACTTGCCATAAGCAAACTCTGCTCTCTTATGAGCTCTCATTTCACGAGCATAAGAAACTGGGCCATTGACCATCTTGTTGACATAGGTGCAAAAGCTGTCCCAGAAGTCATAGAAAGCCTTAATATCAACGATGAGGACACAGTAATTCATACCCTTCATGTTCTTGGAAGCATTGGAGACAAGTCAGCTATACCAGCTGTCGTAAAACTTTTAGCGACCAGACCAGAAAATGCAAACATAAGATTCACGGCGTATGAAGCTCTGGAAAAAATGCCTTCCACCAAATCAGCCATAAGTCTTGCAGTCGGCCTTGAAGATACCGAAGAGCATGTACGTCTGGCAGCTGCCAGGGCAATAAATAAAAACATGTCACCTGTTCTGGCTGCCGGTCTGAAAAATATGATATCTCCGTCAAATCCACTTGCCGAAACAATTGCTGCAACGCTTCTTGATGCAGAGGCGGACAATATTTTTGACAGCATAATAGAACATGAATATTTTTCAAAATTTGCGGTTAATTATGTAACCCAGAAAACCCATCCCGAAGCCAAGAAAAAATATGCCGAAAAATTCAAGGCAAAAGGACTTGATTCTTTCGCAAATATGATTGAGCAGACAATATCCGAAGTCCAAGCAGAAGGAGCTATCAAAGTTTATGCTGTGGACGACTCAAAGATGATGCTCAGACTTTATATGAAAAAAATCCACAAACTTGGATATGAGGTTAAAATCTTTGAATTCCCGGCTGACGCAATCAAGGAAATAAAAAAGTCCAAGCCAGACCTTGTGATTACGGATCTGAACATGCCTGGAATAAATGGCCTTGAAATGACAAGAATTATCAGGGAGAAATATACAAAAGACCAGCTTCCTGTTCTCATGATTACAACCCAGAGCGATTTTGTCGGAACCAAGAGTTCAAGAAATGATGCCAAGGTTGATAATGAAACCATCATGCAAACTGGCGTAAATATGATAATGCATAAGCCTTTTGATGATGATCAGTTTGATACCAATGTCAAAAAACTCATCAAACAATAA
- a CDS encoding N-acetyltransferase — translation MIRKAEIKDIKKIYNLLKFFGDKGELLPRPLTQLYEQVRDFSVFEDQETGEILGCCALQICWEDLAEIRSLAVDEKSQKKKIGSVLVNNALDEAIALGMHKIFTLTYKPDFFKKFDFRITDKSELPLKIWSDCILCVKFPDCDETAMIKNLQ, via the coding sequence ATGATAAGAAAGGCTGAAATAAAAGATATAAAAAAGATTTATAATCTTCTTAAATTTTTTGGTGACAAGGGAGAGTTGCTTCCTCGTCCCCTCACCCAGCTTTATGAGCAGGTCAGGGATTTTTCTGTATTTGAAGATCAGGAGACAGGCGAGATACTCGGCTGCTGCGCTCTCCAGATATGCTGGGAGGATCTTGCTGAAATAAGATCTCTTGCCGTGGATGAAAAAAGCCAGAAGAAGAAAATAGGATCAGTGCTCGTCAACAATGCCCTTGATGAAGCTATTGCACTGGGCATGCATAAAATATTCACCCTTACATACAAGCCTGATTTTTTTAAAAAATTCGATTTCAGAATCACCGACAAATCAGAACTGCCCCTCAAAATATGGTCAGACTGCATTTTATGCGTAAAATTCCCGGACTGTGATGAAACTGCAATGATTAAAAACCTACAGTAA
- a CDS encoding phosphoglycerate kinase, translating into MKSIKDLDISGKRVFIRVDMNVPMDEEQNITDDIRIRAVLPTIQYALDHDARIIVASHMGRPGGKVVPELCMKPVAKRLARLIGKEVKLAPDCIGPEVKKMVEEMKAQDIILLENLRFNPGEQKNNDDFAKELASYCDVYINNAFAVCHREHASVSSITKYAPESAAGFLLQKELTYFKKAMQDPQRPLVAIVGGSKVSSKLEALENLLLNVDKIMIGGAMASTFLAAQGVEVGNSMVEPDLFETALKIVKAAKEKKIKFYLPVDAVVAREINQKAETKVVPIQEIPSDWMILDIGPATSRLFQEVLYDAKTVLWNGPMGVFEIDAFSRGTISLAHDIANCYAMTIVGGGDTDVAIHKTGETERITYISTGGGAFLYLLEGKVLPAVAALEESEKK; encoded by the coding sequence ATGAAGTCGATTAAGGATCTGGATATAAGTGGGAAAAGGGTTTTTATTCGTGTGGACATGAATGTTCCCATGGATGAAGAACAGAATATTACTGATGATATCCGCATAAGAGCTGTTCTTCCAACTATTCAGTACGCTCTGGATCATGATGCAAGGATAATCGTAGCGTCGCATATGGGGCGTCCGGGCGGGAAAGTCGTTCCTGAACTTTGCATGAAGCCTGTCGCAAAAAGGCTTGCAAGGCTGATAGGTAAAGAAGTCAAGCTCGCACCTGACTGCATTGGCCCTGAAGTAAAGAAGATGGTCGAGGAAATGAAGGCCCAGGATATCATTCTCCTTGAAAATCTCAGATTCAATCCAGGCGAGCAGAAAAATAATGACGATTTTGCTAAAGAGCTCGCATCTTACTGTGATGTATATATAAATAATGCTTTTGCCGTGTGTCATCGTGAGCATGCGTCTGTGTCATCAATCACCAAGTATGCCCCTGAATCAGCAGCCGGATTTCTTCTTCAAAAAGAGCTTACCTATTTCAAAAAAGCGATGCAGGATCCCCAGCGTCCTCTTGTCGCAATAGTTGGTGGATCAAAGGTTTCGAGCAAGCTCGAGGCTCTTGAGAATCTGCTTCTGAACGTGGATAAGATAATGATTGGTGGGGCCATGGCAAGTACTTTTCTTGCTGCCCAGGGCGTAGAAGTAGGTAATTCAATGGTTGAGCCGGATCTTTTTGAAACTGCCTTGAAAATAGTAAAAGCTGCAAAAGAAAAGAAAATCAAATTTTATTTGCCTGTCGATGCTGTTGTTGCCCGTGAAATCAATCAAAAGGCCGAAACTAAGGTTGTTCCAATTCAGGAAATTCCAAGCGATTGGATGATACTCGATATCGGCCCCGCAACATCGAGGCTTTTCCAGGAAGTTCTATATGACGCCAAAACCGTACTCTGGAACGGCCCGATGGGTGTTTTCGAGATTGACGCCTTCAGCAGAGGAACTATTTCTCTGGCCCACGATATCGCAAACTGCTACGCAATGACCATTGTCGGCGGTGGTGACACTGACGTTGCAATCCACAAGACTGGTGAAACCGAAAGAATTACCTATATCTCAACCGGCGGCGGTGCTTTCCTTTATCTCCTTGAAGGCAAGGTTCTTCCTGCTGTCGCAGCTCTTGAGGAATCAGAGAAAAAATAG
- the radC gene encoding RadC family protein has product MASVNDGHNEGHRQRLRERFLEDGLDGFHDYEVVELLLTVATPRKDCKPAAKEALTRFKNITGVMEASSEALMKINGVGDVNVFGIKLIKAICERYLKDRVFEDDIIRNPSVLFDYLNMHMGNRDREYFSVVYLNAKNRVLDVETLFEGTLTSSAVYPREVVKNAMEKKAASLIFAHNHPSGDPEPSKADMEITRRLTFACRLVDISVLEHLIMGGKKYFSFADSGHIAGFEKDYEILVLK; this is encoded by the coding sequence ATGGCTTCCGTAAATGATGGTCATAACGAAGGGCACAGGCAGAGACTCAGGGAGAGATTCCTTGAGGACGGTCTTGATGGATTCCATGATTATGAAGTTGTGGAGTTGCTTTTAACTGTCGCAACTCCGAGGAAGGACTGCAAACCCGCTGCCAAGGAAGCTTTAACCCGGTTCAAGAATATTACGGGCGTCATGGAGGCAAGTTCCGAAGCCCTCATGAAAATAAACGGGGTAGGCGATGTAAATGTCTTCGGGATAAAGCTAATAAAGGCTATTTGCGAAAGATATTTAAAGGACAGGGTATTTGAGGATGACATCATCCGGAATCCTTCTGTCCTTTTTGATTATCTGAACATGCATATGGGCAACAGGGACAGGGAATACTTCAGCGTTGTCTATCTTAACGCCAAGAATCGGGTCCTTGACGTAGAAACTCTTTTTGAAGGTACTCTCACATCAAGTGCGGTATATCCAAGAGAAGTTGTGAAAAATGCGATGGAGAAGAAGGCCGCTTCGCTTATATTTGCCCACAATCATCCTTCCGGGGATCCAGAACCTTCAAAAGCTGATATGGAAATAACCCGAAGGCTTACTTTTGCTTGCCGTCTTGTTGATATCAGTGTTCTTGAACATCTTATAATGGGCGGTAAAAAATATTTCAGTTTTGCTGACTCAGGGCATATCGCAGGGTTTGAAAAGGATTATGAAATCCTGGTCTTGAAATAA
- a CDS encoding NAD(P)H-dependent glycerol-3-phosphate dehydrogenase, which yields MENLIDITKYKIGVVGAGSWGTALANLLALKGAVIDLWVFEDDVRRQIEEKLENESFLSGIKLSPNIKPTGDIEKVSRDKDMILLVVPSHVMRETAEKMKPFVSVNTVFVSASKGIENQTYLTMCGVLKEVLTGVPEKNFAALSGPSFAREVGEMSPTVVTAASSDSDVAGFVQQIFATPYFRVYKNTDVVGVELGGALKNVIAIAAGISDGLDLSLNTRAAVITRGLAEIRKLGLKFGADPNTFLGLSGVGDLLLTCTGELSRNHTVGKLLGEGKSINKILSEMKMVAEGVKTAKSVYNLAIKLEVELPICEEVYHILYDGYSPRDAVHRLMTRSLKDEFGD from the coding sequence ATGGAAAATTTAATAGATATTACAAAATATAAAATTGGCGTGGTTGGGGCAGGAAGCTGGGGGACTGCACTTGCCAATCTGCTGGCTCTCAAGGGCGCTGTTATAGATCTTTGGGTTTTTGAGGATGATGTCAGACGTCAGATTGAAGAAAAACTGGAAAATGAAAGTTTTTTGTCGGGTATAAAACTTTCTCCGAATATAAAGCCTACGGGTGATATTGAAAAAGTTTCCAGAGACAAGGATATGATTCTTCTTGTTGTTCCCTCCCATGTGATGAGGGAGACGGCAGAAAAGATGAAGCCTTTTGTTTCGGTTAATACAGTTTTTGTTTCAGCGTCGAAGGGTATTGAAAATCAGACATACCTGACAATGTGCGGCGTATTGAAGGAAGTTTTGACAGGCGTTCCTGAAAAGAATTTCGCTGCTCTTTCAGGCCCAAGCTTTGCCAGGGAAGTGGGCGAAATGTCTCCAACTGTCGTAACTGCGGCGTCTTCAGATTCTGATGTTGCCGGTTTTGTTCAGCAGATTTTTGCGACTCCATATTTCAGGGTTTATAAAAATACGGATGTAGTAGGTGTAGAACTTGGCGGTGCGTTAAAAAATGTGATCGCAATTGCAGCCGGAATTTCAGACGGACTTGATTTGAGTCTTAATACCAGGGCTGCCGTAATAACACGTGGACTTGCAGAAATAAGAAAACTTGGCCTCAAGTTCGGAGCTGACCCAAATACCTTTCTTGGTCTCTCAGGTGTTGGAGATCTTCTTCTTACATGTACCGGAGAACTGAGCCGCAATCATACTGTCGGCAAGCTTCTGGGAGAAGGTAAATCCATAAATAAAATACTCTCGGAAATGAAAATGGTGGCAGAAGGGGTTAAGACAGCCAAGTCAGTATATAATCTCGCAATCAAGCTTGAAGTCGAGCTTCCCATCTGTGAAGAGGTTTATCATATTCTCTATGATGGCTATTCTCCAAGGGACGCTGTCCACAGACTCATGACAAGATCTCTCAAGGATGAGTTTGGGGATTGA
- the gyrA gene encoding DNA gyrase subunit A, with the protein MQNEARHEISIEREMKQSYLEYAMSVIIGRALPDARDGLKPVHRRVLFAMHELSNDWNKPYKKSARIVGDVIGKYHPHGDTAVYDTMVRMAQHFSMRYMLVDGQGNFGSIDGDSPAAMRYTEVRMTRLAHEMMADLEKETVDFTPNYDGSLYEPAVFPSKFPALLVNGSSGIAVGMATNIPPHNLSETLAALVALIENPSMTSLELMQFIPGPDFPTGGIIYGTNGIREAYETGRGIIQVRGKVEVETDEKNDQETIVITEIPYQVNKARLIERVAELVKAKEIEGIRFVRDESDREGMRIAIGIRRDQMAEPIINQLYKHTQLQSSFGIILLAVVNNRPELLSLKEALQEFIYHRKEVVVRRTKFELRKAEERAHILEGLKIALDNLDAVVALIRNSASPGEAKAGLIETFSLSAIQAQAILDMRLQRLTGLERDKIIEEFHQILKDIERYREILGNESLVLGIIKGELSDLGKSYSDARRTGIIEASGEISIEDMITEEDMVVTVSKDGYIKRSPVTLYQSQRRGGKGKTAMGTKEEDFVEHLFVASTHHTFLFFTNLGKVYWLKVYEIPQASRTSKGKALVNLLNFGEGERLSAVLAVPEFKADHYILTASREGLVKKTDLMAYSRPRAGGIIGLDLAEGDELISARITDGAMDVFLGTAGGQSIRFKETDVRPTGRVSRGVIGINLEEGDRLVGMEVLSHGQTMFAVTENGFGKRTLIDEYPVQRRSGKGVIAIKTSERNGQVVDMHLVDDGDEVMLITDTGRLIRMEVAGISVISRNTQGVKLIGLDKGERLIAAARIAEGSAGDKESSDLDEIEDEESGE; encoded by the coding sequence ATGCAAAACGAAGCAAGGCATGAAATCAGCATAGAGCGTGAGATGAAACAGTCTTACCTCGAATACGCCATGAGCGTCATAATAGGCAGGGCTCTGCCTGATGCCCGTGACGGTCTGAAGCCAGTACACAGGCGTGTTCTGTTTGCCATGCATGAACTCAGTAACGACTGGAACAAACCTTACAAAAAATCAGCCCGTATTGTCGGGGACGTGATCGGTAAGTATCACCCCCACGGAGACACGGCTGTTTACGATACAATGGTGCGAATGGCCCAGCATTTTTCCATGCGCTATATGCTTGTAGACGGTCAGGGAAACTTCGGCTCAATTGACGGCGACTCGCCGGCAGCCATGCGTTATACTGAAGTAAGAATGACGAGGCTTGCCCATGAAATGATGGCAGACCTCGAAAAAGAAACCGTTGATTTTACACCCAACTACGACGGCAGCCTTTATGAGCCGGCTGTTTTTCCATCAAAATTTCCCGCGCTTCTTGTGAATGGCAGTTCAGGCATCGCAGTCGGTATGGCAACAAACATACCGCCCCACAATCTTTCGGAAACCCTTGCCGCCCTTGTAGCACTTATCGAAAATCCTTCAATGACCTCCCTTGAGCTGATGCAGTTTATTCCTGGTCCTGACTTCCCTACAGGTGGAATAATCTATGGTACAAATGGAATAAGGGAAGCTTACGAGACAGGTCGCGGTATAATTCAGGTCAGGGGAAAGGTCGAAGTTGAGACAGATGAAAAAAATGATCAGGAAACGATAGTAATTACAGAAATTCCTTATCAGGTCAACAAAGCCAGGCTGATAGAAAGGGTCGCGGAGCTTGTCAAGGCAAAGGAAATAGAAGGTATAAGATTTGTCCGTGACGAGTCTGACCGAGAGGGCATGAGAATAGCCATAGGAATCAGGCGCGATCAGATGGCGGAGCCTATAATCAATCAGCTTTACAAGCACACCCAGCTTCAGTCCAGTTTCGGAATAATTCTTCTTGCAGTTGTAAACAACAGGCCTGAACTTCTTTCCTTGAAAGAGGCTCTCCAGGAATTTATTTATCACCGCAAGGAAGTTGTAGTCAGAAGGACAAAATTCGAACTCCGCAAGGCAGAGGAACGAGCCCATATACTTGAAGGACTCAAGATCGCCCTTGATAATCTTGATGCCGTTGTTGCCCTGATAAGAAATTCAGCATCACCAGGAGAAGCCAAGGCAGGGCTTATAGAAACGTTTTCTCTTTCTGCTATTCAGGCCCAGGCAATTCTCGATATGAGGCTCCAGAGACTTACCGGTCTTGAAAGGGACAAGATAATTGAAGAGTTCCACCAGATATTGAAGGATATTGAAAGATACAGGGAAATACTTGGAAACGAGAGTCTGGTTCTTGGCATTATAAAAGGCGAACTTTCTGACCTCGGGAAGAGTTACTCTGATGCAAGAAGAACCGGAATAATCGAGGCTTCGGGAGAGATCAGCATAGAAGATATGATCACCGAAGAAGATATGGTTGTTACTGTTTCAAAGGACGGATATATTAAAAGAAGCCCGGTTACCCTCTATCAGAGCCAGAGAAGGGGAGGGAAGGGCAAGACTGCCATGGGAACCAAGGAAGAGGATTTTGTTGAGCATCTTTTTGTTGCTTCAACACATCATACTTTCCTGTTTTTTACAAACCTTGGCAAGGTATACTGGCTCAAGGTCTATGAAATTCCCCAGGCAAGCAGGACAAGCAAGGGCAAAGCTCTTGTGAATCTCCTCAATTTTGGTGAAGGCGAGAGGCTTTCTGCTGTTCTTGCAGTTCCTGAATTCAAGGCGGATCATTACATTCTGACAGCGAGCCGTGAAGGCCTTGTAAAGAAAACAGATCTCATGGCTTATAGCAGACCAAGGGCGGGCGGAATAATCGGACTTGATCTTGCCGAAGGCGACGAACTGATTTCTGCCCGAATAACAGATGGCGCGATGGACGTGTTTCTTGGAACAGCTGGCGGTCAGTCCATAAGATTCAAGGAAACTGATGTGCGTCCGACTGGAAGGGTTTCCAGGGGCGTTATCGGTATAAACCTTGAAGAAGGCGACAGGCTTGTGGGTATGGAAGTTCTAAGTCATGGACAGACCATGTTCGCCGTAACTGAAAACGGATTCGGCAAAAGGACATTGATCGACGAATACCCTGTTCAACGCAGAAGCGGAAAAGGAGTTATTGCAATAAAGACTTCCGAGAGAAATGGCCAGGTGGTTGATATGCATCTCGTGGATGATGGTGACGAAGTAATGCTTATCACTGATACAGGTAGGCTTATAAGAATGGAAGTTGCAGGAATATCCGTGATAAGCAGAAACACCCAGGGCGTGAAGCTTATTGGCCTTGACAAGGGTGAAAGACTGATTGCTGCTGCCAGAATTGCGGAAGGCAGCGCAGGCGACAAGGAGTCTTCGGATTTGGACGAAATTGAGGATGAAGAATCCGGGGAATAG